From one Chryseobacterium sp. 3008163 genomic stretch:
- a CDS encoding SpvB/TcaC N-terminal domain-containing protein: protein MMANSLAYRLSIKAGVLAKKVKLSIPYDDKKLGARSSKEIKAFYFDYSSKKWKVDPTSKVDAEKKVVTVEGDGDTDYINGVISVPESSQLESFAPTSISGLKAADPTAGLQLMGVPSANQKGDANANYPIRVPSGLGGLQPSLSIGYSSGGGNGWMGDGWNINGLSSISVDTRWGTPEFDAAGETELYSLDGEMLVYPNQYLPHRHNDLSEYNTAITTEKQLRTDHTDPNSSLVKKFYLRKNHDFSLIERIGNSPGGYTWKVTSTDGTKRYYGGSPDSMLSGVGGISHWGLRMIEDVHGNTMNFTYYNVGGGGGQFYQIEKISYGRNKDYTVNFIKESSITRKDISINAKQGFARSEPYLLKEIQVKYKTELIRTYKMDYIDGEFYKTLLKRIYIVPHNPCSTTLASKGEIRDIDDGSGGGGGTSGGIDPTCNEITDSYTFDYYNDVRDGQGNVKIYGPDTFIGLQHDKHAYSGFIRGLIKPSKINGNISSEKGFNFRPAAGLNFFYPSNDAYGHLMLGFPFGYSNSEAKNAQQLTDFNGDGIQDMIYRVPDEGLFLRTGYLDGSGNLAFNSSQPIGNYSGDFSFTETKTTNSGWDIGAVIYSKSQISSSSTSKTKTYLIDANSDGLTDIVHNGEVWFNRFDRNTGKSEMTKHSEHTENMIVKAKAIQVPIPCTEKGCPQDPVLPPTPITDVVKVWIAPKDGYIKFTDRIIISPSSYGMVTNPPQKMYYSVEIVNPTPLTSGSLIYYINGRIYLTELHAGDPVQNVTISRYNDYYTQMQNVPQNGINSNWGINNPNRLFVKSGEKIYIRLHKNLEQNYAIDSDPKITYVDPTSGAEISNNFALSQDYFQLNNGTYGDNMFLNNISAPIYLDAQGTATITVPSITFPYLTDKVNFRIVSENAAGIITDLITPETYDQQNLVTQAHSINLNVSASEPVHLRFIVESDSHTNFYTANWNGQISVNYQASTSINPNVQVYFLPIPEYPSFAVNQLTNKLHVSQLPNPGLSGNHNFGIQINKNIGNFSSLGTGSFYYIIKRGNDILAKRVVVISHTNSILVEKDMTTGQTINGISPIDFYTGDPTIVNGDSSKLITVQVYCKTGGDYALFNNYANYFQGKPFTVYYDNVNIFADTSATAVNTAMYNTKSVFFNNWGQFLYQPGSFSDYTYGPPIQATAFTADVTTQNTYPQCQGITNNADLAACILNTTTNPNAGNNTVANTVAQMKPRFVKPKGHVMIFM from the coding sequence ATGATGGCAAACTCGTTAGCTTACCGTCTATCTATTAAAGCAGGGGTGTTGGCAAAAAAGGTAAAACTGTCTATTCCTTATGATGATAAAAAACTTGGTGCAAGATCATCAAAAGAAATAAAAGCTTTCTACTTTGATTATTCTTCAAAGAAATGGAAAGTGGATCCCACCAGTAAAGTGGATGCAGAGAAAAAAGTAGTGACTGTAGAAGGTGATGGTGACACTGATTATATCAATGGTGTAATCTCAGTTCCCGAATCTTCACAGTTGGAGTCTTTTGCGCCTACGAGTATCAGTGGTTTAAAAGCAGCAGATCCAACGGCTGGATTACAGTTGATGGGTGTTCCTTCAGCAAATCAAAAAGGAGATGCCAACGCAAATTATCCAATCCGTGTTCCTAGTGGTTTAGGAGGTCTTCAACCCTCATTGTCGATCGGATACAGTAGTGGCGGTGGTAACGGTTGGATGGGAGATGGATGGAATATCAATGGTCTGTCATCAATCAGTGTAGATACAAGATGGGGAACTCCTGAATTCGATGCTGCAGGTGAGACTGAACTCTACTCGCTGGATGGAGAAATGCTGGTATATCCTAATCAATATTTGCCTCACAGACATAATGATCTTAGTGAATATAATACTGCTATTACAACAGAAAAACAGTTGAGAACAGATCATACTGATCCTAACAGCAGCCTGGTGAAAAAATTCTATCTTAGAAAAAATCATGATTTTTCATTGATTGAGAGGATAGGAAATTCTCCTGGTGGTTACACTTGGAAGGTAACTTCTACCGATGGAACAAAAAGATATTATGGTGGATCACCGGATTCCATGCTTTCAGGTGTGGGAGGTATTTCTCATTGGGGTTTAAGAATGATAGAAGATGTACATGGAAATACGATGAATTTCACCTACTATAATGTAGGTGGAGGTGGCGGTCAATTTTATCAGATTGAAAAAATCTCGTACGGCAGGAATAAAGATTATACAGTCAATTTCATTAAGGAAAGTAGTATTACCAGAAAAGATATCAGTATCAATGCAAAACAGGGGTTTGCCAGATCTGAACCATATTTATTAAAGGAAATTCAGGTTAAGTATAAAACTGAACTTATCAGAACCTATAAAATGGATTATATTGATGGTGAGTTTTATAAAACATTATTAAAGCGTATTTATATTGTTCCTCATAATCCATGTTCTACAACATTGGCGAGTAAAGGAGAAATACGCGATATTGATGACGGAAGTGGCGGCGGTGGCGGTACAAGTGGGGGAATAGATCCGACTTGTAATGAAATAACTGACAGCTATACTTTTGATTATTACAATGATGTTCGTGACGGTCAAGGTAATGTAAAAATCTACGGACCGGATACTTTTATTGGTCTTCAACATGATAAACATGCCTATTCAGGATTTATAAGGGGGTTGATAAAACCTTCAAAAATAAACGGTAATATCAGTTCAGAAAAAGGATTTAATTTCAGACCCGCAGCAGGACTCAATTTCTTTTATCCCTCCAATGATGCCTATGGACATTTGATGCTTGGGTTTCCTTTTGGCTATTCAAATTCAGAGGCCAAAAATGCACAGCAACTTACCGATTTTAACGGTGACGGTATTCAGGATATGATTTACAGGGTGCCCGATGAAGGTTTATTTCTAAGAACCGGATATTTAGATGGCTCTGGTAATTTGGCTTTTAATTCCTCGCAACCTATCGGAAACTACAGTGGTGACTTTTCATTTACCGAAACAAAAACTACAAATTCAGGGTGGGATATAGGAGCTGTTATATACAGTAAATCACAGATAAGCTCATCTTCGACCAGCAAGACCAAAACATATTTGATTGATGCCAACTCAGACGGACTGACCGATATAGTACATAATGGTGAGGTATGGTTTAATAGGTTCGACAGAAATACTGGTAAATCTGAGATGACCAAACACTCTGAGCACACAGAGAATATGATTGTAAAAGCTAAAGCGATACAAGTACCTATTCCTTGTACGGAGAAAGGCTGCCCGCAGGATCCTGTGCTTCCTCCAACACCAATAACTGATGTGGTAAAGGTATGGATAGCTCCGAAAGATGGATATATAAAATTTACAGATAGAATTATTATAAGTCCTAGTAGTTATGGAATGGTTACCAATCCTCCTCAAAAGATGTATTATTCTGTTGAAATAGTAAATCCTACTCCTCTTACATCTGGATCCTTAATTTATTATATCAATGGAAGAATCTATCTAACTGAGCTTCATGCAGGAGACCCAGTGCAAAATGTTACTATTTCAAGATATAATGATTATTATACACAAATGCAGAATGTTCCTCAAAACGGAATTAACAGCAATTGGGGAATCAATAACCCCAATAGATTATTTGTAAAGAGCGGTGAAAAAATTTATATCAGACTTCATAAAAATTTAGAACAAAATTATGCTATTGATTCTGATCCGAAAATTACTTATGTTGATCCAACTTCTGGAGCTGAAATTTCAAACAATTTTGCACTGTCTCAAGATTATTTTCAGTTAAATAATGGAACTTATGGTGACAATATGTTCTTGAATAACATTTCAGCACCGATCTATCTTGATGCGCAGGGAACGGCTACCATTACAGTACCGAGCATTACTTTTCCATACCTGACAGACAAAGTGAACTTTAGGATTGTCTCTGAAAATGCTGCAGGTATAATTACTGATTTAATTACTCCGGAAACTTATGACCAACAAAATTTAGTAACCCAAGCCCATTCAATTAATTTAAATGTAAGTGCATCAGAACCTGTTCATCTGAGATTTATTGTGGAATCTGATTCTCATACTAATTTTTATACTGCCAATTGGAATGGTCAAATTTCAGTAAACTATCAGGCTTCTACCTCAATTAATCCAAATGTACAAGTGTATTTTCTCCCAATTCCAGAATATCCTTCATTTGCTGTCAATCAGTTGACAAATAAATTACATGTTAGTCAGTTACCTAACCCTGGTCTTTCTGGTAACCACAATTTCGGTATCCAGATCAATAAAAATATAGGAAATTTTTCAAGTCTCGGAACGGGATCTTTCTATTATATCATTAAAAGAGGTAATGATATTTTAGCTAAAAGAGTAGTAGTAATATCTCATACTAATAGTATATTGGTTGAAAAGGATATGACTACAGGTCAGACAATAAACGGCATTTCTCCGATTGATTTTTACACAGGTGACCCTACTATTGTCAATGGCGATAGTAGTAAGTTAATCACGGTGCAGGTATATTGTAAGACGGGTGGAGATTATGCACTATTTAATAATTATGCAAACTACTTCCAAGGCAAACCTTTCACTGTCTACTATGATAATGTTAATATTTTTGCAGATACATCTGCTACAGCCGTTAATACAGCGATGTACAACACAAAATCTGTATTTTTTAATAATTGGGGGCAATTTTTGTATCAGCCTGGAAGTTTTAGTGATTATACTTATGGACCTCCAATACAGGCAACGGCATTTACAGCAGATGTTACAACACAAAATACCTATCCGCAATGTCAGGGAATTACGAATAACGCTGATTTGGCAGCATGTATTTTGAATACTACCACCAATCCAAATGCAGGTAACAACACAGTCGCCAATACAGTTGCTCAAATGAAGCCAAGATTTGTAAAACCTAAAGGTCACGTTATGATTTTTATGTAG
- a CDS encoding T9SS type A sorting domain-containing protein yields MSKSLYRKSVMIMVFLYSANSYSQLIGSDVQIWEKSTLTPREVANSKDENLLNFHYGIKDRLLKKYIKHSKNKSHTLSLVHTSKNDEKIWENDDQKISLSNDKYESKESKKTVKIQKRPSIFSFTGNAEKPDGKSDSLKIRFEDQNLYEMIFIPRKAKAMDLNKIHSYLSIKYGISLQRGKYYGSDAKLIWDPEKHKEFKHRPTGLGRDDGNELYQKQSSNVEDQFLTIGKTDIKKTNTENTSLFDHNNFVIWSDDDKAMSTKADGNFNVLERNWEINFIGSTIPKNDYKIRIDKKTINPDSLPIVYWMFLKNSAGEIKKFQGVENENYVDFSKVDFSKDKEGEIYQYFTFAVSPLREPNKENESNPGSSSVDQNLLSLDLSQIVLYPNPVKKGQNFTVKFPEMENLSIAVYDGGGRLVKLEKIDHRSRSYSSSLIVQSSYLITLTQNGKVIKTFKLIVD; encoded by the coding sequence ATGTCAAAATCGCTATACCGTAAATCGGTAATGATCATGGTATTCTTATACTCAGCCAATTCCTATTCTCAACTGATTGGATCTGATGTCCAAATCTGGGAGAAATCTACTCTAACTCCTCGTGAAGTTGCTAATTCGAAAGATGAGAACCTTCTCAACTTTCATTATGGAATTAAAGACAGACTACTTAAAAAATATATTAAACACAGTAAAAACAAGAGTCATACTTTGAGTCTTGTTCATACTTCCAAGAATGATGAGAAGATATGGGAGAATGATGATCAAAAAATATCCCTGAGTAATGATAAATATGAAAGCAAGGAGTCTAAAAAGACCGTAAAGATTCAGAAGAGACCCAGCATATTCTCTTTTACCGGGAATGCTGAAAAACCGGACGGGAAATCAGACAGCTTGAAAATCAGGTTTGAAGATCAGAATCTTTACGAAATGATTTTTATTCCAAGAAAAGCGAAAGCTATGGATTTGAATAAGATTCACTCTTATCTGTCTATTAAGTATGGAATTTCTTTGCAGAGAGGAAAATATTATGGCAGTGATGCAAAATTGATTTGGGATCCTGAAAAACATAAAGAGTTCAAACACAGACCTACCGGCTTAGGAAGAGATGACGGAAATGAGCTCTATCAAAAACAATCATCTAATGTCGAAGATCAGTTTTTAACCATTGGAAAAACAGACATTAAGAAAACGAATACTGAAAACACAAGTCTTTTTGATCACAATAATTTCGTGATCTGGTCTGATGATGACAAAGCAATGAGTACAAAGGCTGACGGAAATTTCAATGTTCTCGAAAGAAACTGGGAAATTAATTTTATTGGCTCTACGATTCCTAAGAATGACTATAAGATCAGGATAGACAAAAAAACAATCAACCCTGATTCACTGCCTATTGTTTACTGGATGTTTTTAAAAAATTCTGCAGGCGAGATTAAGAAATTTCAAGGTGTTGAAAATGAAAATTATGTAGATTTCAGTAAGGTTGATTTTAGTAAAGATAAGGAAGGTGAAATTTACCAATATTTTACATTTGCGGTAAGTCCTTTGAGAGAACCGAATAAAGAAAATGAATCAAATCCGGGATCGTCCTCAGTTGATCAAAATTTACTTTCACTCGATCTCAGTCAGATTGTACTCTATCCAAATCCTGTTAAGAAAGGTCAAAACTTTACCGTAAAATTCCCTGAAATGGAAAACTTATCGATAGCGGTCTATGATGGTGGAGGAAGACTGGTCAAATTGGAAAAAATAGATCACCGTTCAAGATCGTATAGTAGCTCATTAATCGTCCAAAGTTCTTATCTGATCACTTTAACGCAAAATGGAAAAGTAATCAAAACATTCAAATTAATTGTTGACTAA
- a CDS encoding recombinase zinc beta ribbon domain-containing protein — protein MDQKRKVEGPGGRVLGNERFTLRGILICPRCGKNLTASSAKRKSKTYYYYYYYYYYYYYYYKCEFRFDSDKLNELFEIEISKL, from the coding sequence ATGGATCAGAAAAGGAAAGTTGAAGGTCCCGGTGGAAGAGTGTTGGGTAACGAACGCTTTACGCTTCGAGGTATCCTGATCTGTCCAAGGTGTGGAAAGAATCTCACCGCAAGTAGCGCAAAGCGAAAGTCTAAGACCTATTATTATTATTATTATTATTATTATTATTATTATTATTATTATAAATGCGAATTCAGATTTGATTCTGATAAGCTCAATGAACTCTTTGAAATAGAAATTTCAAAACTTTAA
- a CDS encoding serine hydrolase domain-containing protein: protein MRNSKLLFLLGISLLSFKGFSQIKKVEKNVNITENRKSLSEKLSNYMQAQADVNGFSGTVLIVRKDSVLLREAYGYANYEWKIKTTADTKFSLASVSKQFTAVAILQLAERKLLSVDDTLNKYFPGFPKGDQITLHMMLSHMSGLAMDFDELYLNQVSLTQDNVLSYIAHKELLFTPGKQAEYSNIGYYLLARIIEKVSGKSYSIYLKENIFDPLKMNDTGVMTNEEVIANMADRYIKKERSYNKNPYINWSFNIGHDGVYSTADDLSKWDRALYGVAILSEKMRQIMFTSYNEQNFGYGFLINPFYRQGHQLIAHDGGFFGAMTSLNRFTDDDLLVIVLSNNQSPAYMFAYGLAAICFGKDVELPYYHQKVKNNVSLYKLFKGNYEDVKILENNGKLYYNDFDIELFPESDNKFFRSDDDNRTLEFIRDSNGKYSSIKLTKAGVVEIRKKRFRYPMP from the coding sequence ATGAGAAACTCAAAATTATTATTTCTTTTAGGAATTAGCTTACTCTCTTTCAAAGGCTTTTCACAAATCAAAAAGGTTGAGAAGAATGTGAATATAACAGAGAATCGGAAGAGCCTCTCTGAAAAATTATCAAATTATATGCAGGCCCAGGCAGATGTGAATGGATTTAGTGGTACCGTTCTGATTGTCAGAAAAGATTCTGTGCTATTGCGGGAGGCTTATGGTTATGCAAATTATGAATGGAAAATAAAAACAACTGCTGATACAAAATTCAGCTTGGCTTCTGTAAGCAAACAGTTTACTGCTGTAGCAATTCTTCAATTGGCAGAGCGTAAACTTTTATCAGTTGACGATACACTAAATAAATATTTTCCAGGTTTTCCAAAAGGTGATCAAATTACACTTCACATGATGCTTTCTCACATGTCAGGGCTTGCAATGGATTTTGATGAACTCTACCTTAACCAGGTTTCTTTAACCCAAGATAATGTATTGAGTTACATTGCTCACAAAGAACTTTTATTTACGCCGGGAAAGCAGGCTGAATATAGTAATATTGGTTATTACCTTCTGGCACGTATTATAGAAAAAGTAAGTGGCAAAAGCTATTCAATATATTTAAAAGAAAATATCTTTGATCCACTGAAAATGAATGATACTGGTGTTATGACCAATGAGGAAGTGATAGCGAATATGGCTGACAGGTATATCAAAAAGGAGAGAAGTTATAACAAAAACCCATATATCAATTGGTCATTTAATATTGGACATGATGGTGTCTATTCAACGGCTGATGATCTTTCAAAATGGGATAGAGCTTTATATGGGGTAGCGATTTTAAGTGAAAAAATGCGGCAAATTATGTTTACTTCATATAATGAACAAAACTTTGGATACGGATTTCTGATCAATCCTTTCTATCGTCAAGGACATCAATTGATTGCTCATGATGGAGGCTTTTTTGGAGCTATGACTTCCCTCAACCGTTTTACAGATGATGATTTGCTTGTCATTGTTCTTTCTAATAATCAATCTCCAGCTTATATGTTTGCATACGGATTAGCAGCAATATGCTTTGGTAAAGATGTTGAACTTCCATATTATCATCAGAAGGTTAAAAACAATGTATCACTCTACAAGCTCTTTAAAGGAAATTATGAAGATGTTAAAATTCTTGAAAATAATGGAAAGCTCTATTATAATGATTTCGATATTGAGCTATTTCCGGAATCAGATAATAAATTCTTCAGATCGGATGATGATAATAGAACCCTTGAATTTATTAGAGATTCCAATGGAAAATACTCTAGCATTAAATTGACTAAGGCTGGGGTAGTGGAAATACGAAAAAAACGATTTAGATATCCGATGCCTTAA
- a CDS encoding DUF1266 domain-containing protein, giving the protein MGLLSKFLNSFKSIRLNDRNRVNGYLLDHLLVGSMYAEQQSAYLNSYETGLNKSDITNLVETYWGISDQDQAIEILQSLHDRNQDENLDIVYKAFENSENYVDILRSNLPNEEDVFEYYLNLFRTLKNVVPELIEQKVITDFTQLKKIKDSGWNYGRSVFLARCCHELGYISEKELIEYLAKSHKELKKYCSTWKEYTTSYIFGRAIWGGGSNNGMVQIANDLLNNSQSPLKNRTYL; this is encoded by the coding sequence ATGGGGCTTTTATCAAAATTTTTAAATTCATTTAAAAGCATACGATTAAATGATAGAAATAGAGTAAATGGCTATTTATTGGATCATTTGCTGGTAGGTTCAATGTATGCCGAACAACAGTCGGCATACTTGAATTCTTATGAAACGGGGTTGAACAAATCTGATATTACAAATTTAGTTGAAACATATTGGGGAATATCAGATCAAGATCAGGCTATAGAAATCCTCCAGAGTTTGCATGACAGAAATCAAGATGAAAATCTTGATATTGTATATAAAGCATTTGAAAACTCAGAAAACTATGTTGATATTTTAAGATCAAATCTTCCCAATGAAGAGGACGTTTTTGAATATTACCTGAATCTGTTCAGAACATTGAAAAATGTTGTTCCTGAATTAATTGAGCAGAAAGTTATCACAGATTTTACTCAGTTAAAAAAAATAAAAGATAGCGGCTGGAATTATGGAAGAAGTGTGTTTTTAGCACGCTGCTGCCACGAATTAGGTTATATTTCTGAAAAGGAGCTGATAGAATATTTAGCAAAATCTCACAAGGAATTGAAAAAATATTGCAGCACCTGGAAAGAATATACAACGAGTTATATTTTTGGAAGAGCAATATGGGGTGGAGGCAGTAATAATGGAATGGTACAGATTGCAAATGACTTATTGAATAACAGCCAAAGCCCACTCAAAAATAGAACGTACCTCTGA
- a CDS encoding serine hydrolase domain-containing protein, which produces MKNTLYLLIVTLIMLSCQTRNNAVTSKKDYSFLTDSLHIDKQLEKYKLPGFSLVVFENYKIVYSSQIGVKSMDSKDKLDVNTAFSTASITKPITALLCHILEEKGLINLDEPIDKYLKRWHLPKSKFTENNSPTWRQFFNHTSGTNQGGFSDYYNGDVIPTIKQSLLGQIPRYDKEIEFLFTPGTGFEYSGGGYVIIQMALEDTLNKSITELAKEHLFAPLGLTNTTMMQPNEKGFPANVASVHDKDGKVIKTGLPITPQIGASGVWSTPTDLAKLSIEIQNALRNKNNKVISHQVAKKVTEVTALKDAVGGWGYGWQKSVAYNNYDWFMCNGSNTGVGGSILATMEDGNGFVILANGEKPNRIPVINEARIKLLTLMDWNKKISNENTQELPLSLKKQLVGTYNDFLYGQGAETKIVEKNNRLYVESLFLGYFKGKNANELLYLKDGTFKIVDYPNALKFDFSNGKINSVVLTRDSMKTEVQITKK; this is translated from the coding sequence ATGAAAAATACACTTTATTTACTCATTGTTACACTCATCATGTTGAGTTGCCAAACAAGGAATAATGCAGTAACCTCAAAAAAAGATTATAGCTTTCTTACAGACAGTTTACATATTGATAAGCAGTTAGAAAAGTATAAGCTACCTGGCTTTAGCCTTGTCGTTTTTGAAAATTATAAGATTGTATACTCAAGCCAGATAGGTGTGAAATCTATGGATTCTAAAGACAAATTAGATGTAAACACTGCTTTTTCCACAGCATCAATCACAAAACCAATAACAGCACTTCTTTGCCATATCCTTGAAGAAAAAGGATTAATTAATCTGGATGAGCCAATCGATAAGTACTTAAAACGCTGGCATTTGCCAAAAAGTAAGTTTACTGAAAATAATAGCCCAACCTGGAGACAATTTTTTAATCATACTTCGGGTACAAACCAAGGTGGATTCTCAGATTATTACAATGGAGATGTTATTCCAACTATAAAACAAAGTCTTTTAGGGCAGATCCCAAGGTATGATAAGGAAATTGAATTCCTGTTTACGCCGGGAACTGGTTTTGAATATAGCGGTGGAGGTTATGTAATTATCCAAATGGCATTAGAGGATACTTTGAATAAATCTATTACAGAACTGGCGAAAGAACATCTTTTTGCACCTCTTGGCTTGACGAATACCACCATGATGCAGCCTAATGAAAAAGGGTTTCCAGCAAATGTAGCTTCTGTTCACGATAAGGATGGAAAAGTTATAAAAACAGGTTTGCCCATTACGCCACAGATTGGAGCATCAGGAGTATGGTCTACCCCTACAGATCTAGCTAAGCTTTCTATTGAGATACAAAATGCTTTACGCAATAAAAATAACAAAGTGATTTCTCATCAGGTTGCCAAAAAAGTAACGGAAGTAACAGCTTTGAAAGATGCTGTTGGTGGTTGGGGCTACGGCTGGCAAAAGTCTGTTGCTTATAACAACTATGATTGGTTTATGTGTAATGGTTCCAATACTGGAGTTGGGGGAAGTATTTTGGCTACTATGGAAGACGGTAATGGTTTTGTAATTCTTGCGAATGGCGAAAAGCCTAATCGTATTCCGGTGATAAATGAAGCCCGCATAAAGCTTCTGACATTAATGGATTGGAATAAGAAAATATCCAATGAAAACACTCAGGAACTTCCTTTGAGCTTAAAAAAACAACTTGTCGGGACGTATAACGATTTTCTTTATGGACAGGGAGCGGAAACAAAAATTGTAGAAAAGAATAACAGGCTCTATGTTGAATCTCTATTTTTAGGATATTTTAAAGGAAAAAATGCTAACGAATTACTGTATCTGAAAGATGGAACTTTTAAAATTGTAGATTATCCAAATGCACTAAAATTTGATTTCAGCAATGGAAAGATAAATTCTGTTGTCTTAACAAGAGATTCCATGAAAACAGAAGTTCAAATAACTAAAAAATAA
- a CDS encoding serine hydrolase domain-containing protein — MNAESQTKINKNSIFEIASITKIMTSNLIAQAVLDHKIKLDDYVDGFLPKEYVLQQNLRNKIKISDLASHQSGLPDIDFAKLIEQDPQQPVNSVTAETLAAIINNCSELKDYGKYRYSTIGYTLLGQILEKVYGKSYDEIIRAKIIKPLHMTHTLTKDFNVKNITTAHNPNGGIQEFFKWNITASAGLVKSNASDMVTYLKAVLNKETTVGKAAIITEKITYKDEKREMGLGLNIVTDDKNTIYMKSGDSMGQSSIICYNRNKKWGIIILLDQRNSKMRQDLLNKIYDTVLK, encoded by the coding sequence TTGAATGCAGAAAGCCAAACAAAAATTAATAAAAACTCGATATTCGAAATTGCATCAATCACTAAAATTATGACTTCAAATTTAATTGCCCAGGCAGTTTTGGATCATAAAATAAAGTTAGATGATTATGTAGACGGATTCCTCCCTAAAGAATATGTATTACAGCAGAATCTTAGGAACAAAATTAAAATTTCGGATCTGGCATCACATCAGTCTGGTTTACCTGATATCGATTTTGCGAAATTGATAGAACAGGATCCGCAGCAGCCTGTAAATAGCGTGACTGCAGAAACATTGGCTGCTATAATCAATAATTGCAGTGAACTGAAAGATTATGGTAAATATCGTTATTCTACGATTGGATATACTTTACTGGGGCAAATATTGGAGAAAGTGTATGGTAAGAGCTATGATGAAATTATCAGAGCTAAAATAATAAAGCCGTTACATATGACCCATACGTTAACTAAGGACTTTAATGTAAAAAATATAACCACGGCTCACAATCCCAATGGTGGCATTCAGGAATTTTTCAAATGGAACATTACCGCATCTGCTGGATTAGTAAAATCTAATGCTTCCGATATGGTAACATATTTAAAAGCAGTACTGAATAAAGAAACAACAGTAGGTAAAGCTGCTATCATCACGGAAAAAATCACGTATAAAGATGAAAAAAGAGAAATGGGATTAGGACTGAATATCGTAACTGATGACAAAAATACAATTTATATGAAATCAGGAGATTCTATGGGACAGTCTTCCATCATCTGCTACAACAGAAATAAAAAGTGGGGTATTATCATCCTTCTTGACCAGAGAAACTCAAAAATGAGACAGGATCTGTTGAATAAAATTTATGATACAGTCTTGAAATAG
- a CDS encoding helix-turn-helix domain-containing protein produces MIEFQFIHILIHLQIVLYIIAVFRVLRKSKKLYLENYAGKNISSYNWLFQFTIVLTILYTVALLKNILKFSDYPHISEWIKIGLLVSSLFIFCWYLFKALNNPDLFRNIDSKLKLVSELVSEEKSCEQSTIDESEYKEELLKLKKYMVEKKPYLNSSLTIQDVSSDIEIPVRDLSLLINHQIGQHFYDFVNTYRIENAMEILKDASKSKVTILEILYEVGFNSKSSFNTAFKKHTGNTPTSYRKDLKISSL; encoded by the coding sequence ATGATAGAGTTCCAGTTCATTCATATTTTAATCCATCTTCAGATCGTTTTATACATCATTGCTGTTTTTAGAGTACTAAGAAAATCAAAGAAACTGTATCTTGAAAACTATGCGGGGAAAAACATCAGTTCCTATAATTGGCTATTCCAGTTTACCATTGTATTGACCATTTTATATACGGTAGCTCTTTTAAAAAATATTTTAAAATTTTCTGATTATCCACACATTTCAGAATGGATCAAGATCGGACTTTTAGTATCTTCTCTCTTTATCTTTTGTTGGTATCTCTTCAAAGCATTAAATAATCCAGATCTTTTTAGAAATATTGATTCAAAACTAAAGCTTGTTTCTGAGCTTGTTTCAGAAGAGAAAAGCTGTGAACAATCAACCATAGATGAAAGCGAATACAAGGAAGAACTTTTGAAATTAAAAAAATACATGGTTGAGAAAAAACCTTACCTTAACTCTTCGCTCACCATTCAGGATGTTTCCAGTGATATTGAAATTCCAGTGCGGGATTTATCTCTTTTAATCAATCATCAAATAGGGCAACATTTTTACGATTTTGTGAATACTTATCGTATAGAAAATGCCATGGAAATTTTAAAAGATGCTTCAAAAAGTAAGGTAACTATTCTTGAAATTCTGTATGAAGTCGGTTTTAATTCAAAATCTTCTTTTAATACCGCTTTTAAAAAACACACGGGTAATACACCAACTAGCTATCGTAAGGATTTAAAAATCAGTAGTTTGTAA